From the genome of Staphylococcus haemolyticus, one region includes:
- a CDS encoding YfcC family protein, which yields MTHTNEVTNSTSKGRKKRFSLKMPGAFTILFILTVIAVMATWMIPAGAYSKLSYDGGAHEFKIVDAHNKSKTVPGTQEQLDKLGVKIDVDQFKSGAINKPISIPGTYERLEQKPAGPDQITSSMVNGTIEAVDVMVFILVLGGLIGVVQKSGSFESGLLALTKKTKGHEFLLVFMVSVFMVLGGTLCGIEEEAVAFYPILVPIFIAMGYDSIICVGAIFLASSVGSTFSTVNPFSVVIASNAAGTTFVDGLYWRIVGLIVATIFTVGYLYWYAKKIKKDPKTSYTYEDKTKFENQWSVINDDGGEKPFTLRKKIILILFILPFPIMVWGVMTQGWWFPIMASMFLAFTIVIMLMVALGKDGLGEKVVVDAFVEGASSLVGVSLIIGLARGINMIMNDGLISDTILNFSSSLVQGVSGPIFIVILLIIFFFLGFIIPSSSGLAVLAMPIFAPLADTVGIPRFVIVTAYQFGQYAMLFLAPTGLIMATLQMLDMKYSHWLKFVWPVVAFVFIFGGGMLVTQVLIYS from the coding sequence ATGACACACACTAACGAAGTTACTAATAGCACTAGCAAAGGACGAAAAAAACGATTCTCGCTTAAGATGCCTGGCGCATTTACAATTTTATTTATTTTAACTGTAATCGCTGTTATGGCAACGTGGATGATACCGGCTGGTGCATACTCTAAGTTATCTTATGATGGCGGTGCTCATGAATTTAAAATTGTCGATGCTCATAATAAATCAAAAACAGTCCCTGGAACACAAGAACAATTAGATAAATTAGGTGTAAAAATTGATGTAGACCAATTTAAATCAGGTGCCATCAATAAACCTATCTCAATTCCTGGAACATACGAACGATTAGAACAAAAACCTGCTGGACCAGATCAAATTACATCAAGCATGGTTAACGGTACAATTGAAGCAGTCGATGTAATGGTATTTATTTTAGTATTAGGTGGACTCATTGGTGTTGTACAAAAGAGTGGTTCATTTGAATCAGGACTTTTAGCACTTACTAAAAAAACTAAAGGTCATGAATTTTTACTTGTATTCATGGTATCAGTATTCATGGTACTAGGTGGTACGCTTTGTGGTATTGAAGAAGAAGCGGTAGCATTTTATCCAATACTCGTACCTATCTTTATCGCCATGGGATATGACTCAATTATCTGTGTTGGGGCAATCTTCCTAGCAAGTTCTGTAGGTAGTACATTCTCAACAGTTAACCCATTCTCAGTTGTTATCGCATCAAATGCAGCAGGTACAACATTCGTAGATGGTTTATATTGGAGAATTGTTGGCTTAATTGTGGCAACAATATTCACAGTGGGTTATTTATACTGGTACGCTAAAAAAATTAAAAAAGATCCTAAAACATCTTACACATATGAAGATAAAACTAAATTTGAAAATCAATGGTCAGTTATTAACGATGATGGCGGAGAAAAACCATTTACACTACGCAAAAAAATCATTTTAATTTTATTCATCTTACCATTCCCAATCATGGTGTGGGGCGTTATGACACAAGGTTGGTGGTTCCCAATCATGGCCTCAATGTTCCTAGCATTTACAATTGTAATTATGTTGATGGTAGCATTAGGTAAAGATGGACTTGGCGAGAAAGTGGTCGTCGATGCATTTGTAGAAGGTGCATCAAGTTTGGTAGGGGTATCACTAATCATTGGTTTGGCACGTGGTATCAATATGATTATGAATGATGGATTAATCTCAGATACAATCTTGAACTTCAGTTCATCACTTGTACAAGGTGTAAGTGGACCGATCTTCATTGTAATATTGTTGATTATCTTCTTCTTCCTAGGTTTCATTATTCCATCATCTTCTGGTTTAGCAGTGCTTGCAATGCCAATCTTTGCACCACTTGCTGATACAGTAGGTATTCCTAGATTTGTTATCGTAACAGCATATCAATTTGGTCAATATGCAATGTTATTCTTAGCACCAACAGGATTGATAATGGCAACATTACAAATGCTAGACATGAAGTACTCTCACTGGTTGAAATTCGTATGGCCAGTCGTTGCCTTCGTATTCATCTTCGGTGGTGGCATGCTTGTCACTCAAGTATTAATTTATTCATAA
- a CDS encoding PTS transporter subunit EIIC, whose amino-acid sequence MNKLFEKAQQFGKSFMLPIAILPAVGLLLGIGGALSNPNTVKAYPFLDITLLQNIFTLMSSAGNIVFQNLPVIFAIGVAIGLARSDKGTAGLAALIGFLIMNATMNGMLQITDDLAKTTELAQKGQSMVLGIQTIETGVFGGIVTGILTAYLHNKFNKIELPAYLGFFSGSRFVPIITAVSSIFLGVIMFFVWPTVQSWIFNAGGLVEKTGAIGTFFFGFILRLLGPFGLHHIFYLPFWQTGLGGSLEVNGHMVRGTQNIFLAQLGDPSVTHYFSGISRYMSGRFITMMFGLCGAALAIYHTAKPEHKKVVGGLMLSAALTSFLTGITEPLEFSFLFVAPVLYLIHAFLDGLAFMMADIFNITVGQTFSGGFIDYILFGVLQGNSKTNYLWVIPIGIVWFCLYYIIFRFLIIKFNFKTPGREDKEQIESVEATERADTIIKGLGGATNIEEVDCCATRLRVTLKDGSLLSKDTLMTTDAKGVIIRGNGAQIVYGPHVTTIKNEVEEVLEQKS is encoded by the coding sequence ATGAATAAATTATTTGAGAAAGCACAACAATTTGGGAAATCATTCATGTTACCAATTGCCATTTTACCAGCAGTAGGTCTATTACTTGGGATTGGTGGAGCATTGAGTAATCCTAATACTGTAAAAGCATATCCATTTTTAGATATTACATTACTACAAAACATATTTACGCTAATGTCTTCTGCTGGAAACATTGTTTTTCAAAATTTACCAGTAATATTTGCTATTGGTGTAGCTATAGGATTAGCACGTAGTGACAAAGGAACAGCAGGATTAGCAGCACTAATTGGCTTTTTGATAATGAATGCAACTATGAATGGAATGCTACAAATTACAGATGATTTAGCAAAAACAACAGAATTAGCTCAAAAAGGACAAAGTATGGTATTAGGCATCCAAACAATTGAGACGGGTGTGTTTGGTGGTATCGTAACAGGTATTTTAACAGCATATTTACATAATAAGTTTAATAAAATTGAATTACCTGCCTATTTGGGCTTCTTCAGTGGTTCTCGTTTTGTACCTATTATTACTGCAGTTAGCTCAATATTTCTAGGCGTAATTATGTTTTTTGTTTGGCCAACAGTACAGAGTTGGATTTTTAATGCCGGAGGATTAGTTGAAAAGACTGGAGCTATTGGAACATTCTTCTTTGGATTTATATTACGTCTATTAGGTCCTTTTGGATTGCATCATATTTTTTACTTACCATTTTGGCAAACAGGACTTGGGGGCTCATTAGAAGTAAATGGACATATGGTACGAGGTACTCAAAATATCTTTTTAGCCCAATTAGGTGATCCGAGTGTAACACATTACTTCTCTGGTATATCTAGATATATGTCTGGTCGATTTATTACGATGATGTTTGGGTTGTGCGGTGCAGCATTAGCTATTTACCATACAGCTAAGCCAGAGCATAAAAAAGTAGTTGGAGGATTAATGTTATCAGCTGCATTGACATCATTCCTAACAGGTATAACTGAACCATTAGAATTTTCATTTTTATTTGTTGCACCTGTTTTATATTTAATTCATGCTTTCTTAGATGGATTAGCATTTATGATGGCGGATATATTTAATATTACAGTAGGACAAACATTTAGTGGTGGATTCATTGACTATATATTATTCGGTGTACTACAAGGTAATTCTAAAACGAATTACTTATGGGTTATACCAATTGGAATCGTTTGGTTCTGCTTATATTACATTATTTTTAGATTCTTAATTATTAAATTTAATTTCAAAACACCTGGACGTGAAGATAAAGAACAAATTGAAAGTGTTGAAGCTACGGAACGTGCTGATACTATTATCAAAGGTTTAGGTGGTGCTACTAATATTGAGGAAGTAGACTGTTGTGCTACTAGACTTAGAGTAACTTTAAAAGATGGATCATTATTAAGTAAAGATACTTTAATGACAACAGATGCTAAAGGTGTCATTATTCGAGGTAATGGTGCCCAAATTGTCTACGGACCACATGTTACAACAATTAAAAATGAAGTCGAAGAAGTTTTAGAGCAAAAATCATAA
- a CDS encoding amidase domain-containing protein, which yields MSKHKFMIYFLTTTLVLPTFTTSIAHAEDTNEDAKVKSSSTQEEQTEHNKDANDNNTNEASQPDDTQSDNTSSEAPTKEDSKNKIKREKSKTSDTSSEEKDDDNTSVSRSHQKRYKDTNSTYRTPLSPIFDATHSSGLPASNFLNPDLYQNGFSLTHLIASLFNFDSDISDYEQPTSASETADDTHSTNEQDSDAQDQDQTEHSASSSDITDRDKNDIKQSSEQANQSDKTSQQDETDTNQQSTANQDKDDASVSKALDAIDDLVSDETDDDKDNQGSNNTDDTDHQSNNDDTSTDSNNDSSKTSSSNSNSLSESALDTVLDKYSEDAKKTHQDFESSKKDNASDTSKDEKSKESTNKASNPQLPTKKELEHKTTPAQSFEDDFKQNNTRSTSLFQTLPQLNGSDVTDGDITVVENKGTRDFIKSIAKDAHKIGQDKDLYASVMIAQAILESSSGNSTLAQAPNYNLFGIKGSYKGQSVNFNTLEAGSDNSMFSINAGFRKYPSTKASLEDYADLIKNGIDGNPTIYKPTWKHEAIDYRDATRHLSRTYATDPNYATKLNSLIKHYHLTDFDKKKMPDLDRYAKQTSSGEDASGSKFKSFEITDSSSPYPQGQCTWYVYERVQQFGKKVGSDWGDAHNWDNRAESDNYDVSQTPSTHSAVVFEAGQAGAHDVYGHVAFVEKVNKDGSIVISESNVKGLGIVSYRTIDASTAEDLHYIEPK from the coding sequence ATGTCGAAGCATAAATTCATGATTTACTTTTTAACAACAACGCTAGTATTGCCAACATTTACGACTAGCATTGCACATGCTGAAGACACAAACGAAGATGCTAAGGTGAAATCATCTAGCACACAAGAAGAACAGACTGAACATAATAAAGATGCAAATGACAATAATACTAATGAAGCATCTCAACCAGACGATACTCAGTCCGATAACACATCTTCTGAAGCACCTACTAAGGAAGATTCGAAGAACAAGATAAAACGAGAAAAGTCTAAGACATCAGATACGTCATCAGAGGAGAAAGATGATGACAACACAAGCGTATCTCGCAGTCATCAAAAGCGTTATAAAGATACAAATAGCACTTACCGTACACCCCTTTCTCCAATCTTTGACGCAACACATTCTAGTGGTTTACCTGCTTCTAACTTTTTAAATCCTGATTTATATCAAAATGGATTTAGCCTAACTCATTTAATTGCATCATTATTTAATTTCGATAGTGATATTTCAGATTATGAGCAACCCACAAGCGCTAGTGAAACAGCTGATGACACGCACTCTACAAATGAGCAAGATAGTGATGCACAAGACCAAGATCAAACAGAACATAGCGCTTCATCTTCTGACATAACGGATCGCGACAAAAATGACATAAAGCAAAGTAGTGAGCAAGCTAACCAATCAGATAAGACTTCACAACAAGATGAGACAGATACAAATCAACAATCAACTGCCAATCAAGATAAGGACGATGCAAGTGTTAGTAAAGCGTTAGATGCCATTGATGATTTAGTCTCAGATGAAACAGATGATGATAAAGATAACCAAGGAAGTAATAATACAGATGACACTGATCATCAATCAAATAATGACGACACAAGCACCGACTCAAACAATGATTCTAGTAAAACATCATCTTCTAATAGTAATAGTCTGTCTGAATCTGCCTTAGACACTGTGCTCGATAAATACAGTGAAGATGCTAAAAAGACGCATCAAGATTTCGAATCATCTAAAAAGGATAACGCATCAGACACATCTAAAGATGAAAAATCAAAAGAGAGCACTAATAAAGCAAGTAACCCTCAGTTGCCAACTAAGAAGGAGCTTGAACATAAAACTACACCTGCACAGTCATTTGAAGATGACTTTAAGCAAAATAATACGCGTTCAACTAGTCTGTTCCAAACATTACCTCAACTTAATGGTAGTGACGTAACGGATGGCGATATAACAGTTGTTGAAAATAAAGGTACGCGTGACTTTATTAAGTCTATCGCTAAAGATGCACATAAGATTGGTCAAGATAAAGATCTTTATGCCTCAGTAATGATTGCTCAAGCTATTCTTGAATCTAGTTCAGGAAACAGTACCTTAGCACAAGCACCTAATTATAATTTATTTGGTATTAAAGGTAGTTATAAAGGACAATCTGTAAACTTTAATACGCTAGAAGCTGGTAGTGACAACAGTATGTTTAGTATTAATGCTGGGTTCCGTAAATATCCAAGTACTAAAGCATCATTGGAAGATTATGCTGATTTAATTAAAAATGGTATCGACGGTAATCCAACAATTTATAAACCTACTTGGAAGCATGAAGCTATAGATTATCGTGACGCGACACGACATTTAAGCCGTACGTATGCTACAGACCCTAACTATGCTACTAAATTAAATAGCTTAATCAAGCACTATCACTTAACTGATTTTGATAAGAAAAAAATGCCAGATTTAGATCGCTATGCTAAACAAACATCTAGTGGAGAAGATGCTTCAGGTAGTAAGTTTAAATCATTTGAAATCACAGATTCATCTTCACCTTATCCTCAAGGTCAATGTACATGGTATGTATACGAACGTGTTCAACAATTTGGTAAGAAAGTAGGTAGCGACTGGGGAGATGCCCATAACTGGGATAACCGTGCAGAAAGTGATAACTATGATGTCAGTCAAACACCGTCTACACATAGCGCAGTCGTCTTTGAAGCAGGACAAGCTGGTGCGCATGATGTATATGGTCATGTTGCCTTTGTTGAAAAGGTAAATAAAGATGGCTCTATCGTCATCTCAGAATCTAATGTCAAAGGTTTAGGCATTGTGTCATATCGTACAATTGATGCTAGCACAGCTGAAGACTTACACTATATTGAACCTAAATAA
- a CDS encoding YhgE/Pip domain-containing protein, with amino-acid sequence MKNALKLFITDLKRVAKTPAVWVILAGLAILPSFYAWFNLWAMWDPYSHTGHIKVAVVNEDKGDKVRGKKINVGNTLEDNLKKNDKFDWQFVSREKADHEIKMGKYYAGIYIPKEFSHQITGTLRKKPQKADIEYKVNQKINAVAPKMTDTGSTVIVDEANKQFNETVTKALLQEANKVGIQLEDEVPTINKIKNAVYAAHDSLPQINKIADRIEYLNDHQDDLDKYANQFRALGNYKGDILDAQQKLNDVNAAIPSLNEKAKLILALNEYMPNIEKLLDVASNDIPAQFPKINRGVDIASEGFDLANTRLNDAQGYLTSAQQRVGDYQEAAGRAQEVNNQANSALRQQSTSGLPQYQIQKLSTDNSQDTVNDNQIVSNNDVKSMNSALAEALLTLSSNSDNQAKATQSDIKALKDISYGVIGSNRPTEFNDMLRNLKTRLENSSKSNQQLIDVLKELEKREHVDLSSQIKQVESANNRISDSLRSTNQLIDALKNGSSGKAEAVNVLRSLPDLNKALGNYRDFIKNDLNNRLLVVSNQITQELNKGQNTLSDVQSKLNTINRVIIAGQDIVTDGQNRIANIQSELPALEQTYINAMQTAQKYFPTVKKDVANAADFVRNDLPDLEQQLANATATVNTNLPTLFNKYDNAVDLLNQNQPRAKEALANLANFSENRLPDIEKDLNKANKIFKKLDEDDAVDKVIDALKNDLKKQADVIANPIHKKQVDVFPVKDYGSGMTPFYTSLSIWVGALLLVSLLSVDNKHEALTDELTKRQIYLGKGAFFIMMGIIQTLIVTIGDLVILKAQVESPTLFILVALCGAIVFNTIVYTCVSLLGNPGKAIAIILLVLQIAGGGGTFPVVTAPKFFQTISPYLPFTYVIDSLRETVGGIVPEILITKMIILILFGLGFFILGILVKPVLDPIMRKISKRVDESKVTE; translated from the coding sequence ATGAAAAACGCACTAAAATTATTTATAACGGACTTGAAGCGAGTTGCTAAGACGCCAGCAGTTTGGGTTATACTAGCAGGACTTGCGATATTACCGTCTTTCTATGCTTGGTTCAACTTATGGGCTATGTGGGATCCTTATAGTCATACAGGTCATATCAAGGTTGCCGTTGTAAACGAGGACAAGGGTGACAAAGTTCGTGGCAAGAAAATTAATGTTGGTAATACATTAGAAGACAATCTTAAGAAAAACGATAAATTTGATTGGCAATTTGTTAGCCGGGAAAAGGCAGACCATGAAATTAAAATGGGTAAATACTATGCTGGCATATACATACCTAAAGAATTCTCGCATCAAATTACTGGCACATTAAGAAAGAAACCACAAAAAGCCGATATCGAATATAAAGTTAATCAAAAAATCAATGCCGTCGCACCGAAAATGACCGATACAGGGTCAACGGTCATCGTAGACGAAGCGAATAAACAGTTCAATGAAACCGTCACGAAAGCGTTACTACAAGAAGCGAATAAAGTGGGTATTCAACTCGAGGATGAAGTACCTACAATTAATAAAATTAAAAATGCAGTTTATGCAGCACATGACTCATTACCACAAATCAATAAAATTGCGGATCGAATTGAATATTTGAATGATCATCAGGATGATCTTGATAAATATGCAAATCAATTCCGTGCGTTAGGTAACTACAAAGGTGATATTTTAGATGCGCAACAAAAGCTTAATGATGTGAATGCGGCCATTCCGTCACTTAACGAAAAGGCAAAACTCATCTTAGCACTTAATGAATATATGCCGAACATTGAGAAATTATTAGATGTAGCTTCTAATGATATACCGGCACAATTTCCTAAGATTAATAGAGGCGTGGATATTGCTAGTGAGGGGTTTGATCTAGCGAATACGCGTTTAAATGATGCACAAGGTTATCTTACATCTGCTCAGCAACGTGTAGGTGATTATCAAGAAGCGGCAGGGCGTGCTCAAGAAGTAAATAACCAAGCCAATAGTGCATTGCGTCAACAAAGTACATCGGGACTTCCTCAATATCAAATTCAGAAGTTGAGCACAGATAATAGCCAGGACACGGTAAATGATAATCAAATCGTCTCAAACAATGACGTGAAGTCTATGAATAGTGCGCTTGCAGAAGCATTATTAACACTTTCAAGTAATTCTGATAATCAAGCGAAAGCAACACAGTCAGACATTAAAGCCTTGAAAGATATATCTTATGGTGTTATTGGTTCTAATCGACCAACGGAATTTAATGACATGTTACGTAACTTAAAAACACGTCTTGAAAATAGCTCGAAAAGTAATCAACAATTGATAGACGTGTTAAAAGAATTAGAAAAAAGAGAACATGTCGATTTATCGTCTCAAATTAAACAAGTTGAGAGTGCCAATAATCGTATCAGCGATTCATTACGTTCAACGAATCAACTCATTGATGCACTGAAAAATGGTAGTTCAGGTAAAGCAGAAGCAGTTAACGTATTACGTTCGTTACCAGATTTAAATAAAGCGTTAGGTAACTATCGTGATTTCATTAAAAATGACTTAAACAATCGTTTGTTAGTTGTATCTAATCAAATTACACAAGAATTAAACAAAGGTCAGAATACGTTATCAGACGTTCAATCTAAATTAAATACGATTAATCGTGTTATCATTGCTGGTCAGGATATAGTTACAGATGGACAGAATCGTATAGCTAACATTCAAAGCGAATTACCTGCTTTAGAACAAACCTATATTAATGCGATGCAAACTGCTCAGAAATATTTCCCTACAGTGAAAAAAGACGTAGCGAATGCAGCTGACTTTGTTCGTAATGATTTGCCAGATTTAGAGCAACAACTTGCGAATGCGACAGCAACAGTAAATACAAACTTGCCGACATTGTTCAATAAGTATGACAATGCCGTTGATTTATTAAATCAAAATCAACCACGTGCGAAAGAAGCGTTAGCAAACTTAGCTAATTTCTCTGAAAACCGTTTGCCAGATATTGAAAAAGATTTAAACAAAGCGAATAAAATATTTAAAAAATTAGACGAAGATGATGCGGTAGATAAAGTGATTGATGCGTTGAAGAATGACTTGAAGAAACAAGCCGACGTGATTGCGAATCCTATTCATAAGAAGCAAGTAGATGTCTTTCCAGTTAAAGATTATGGTTCAGGTATGACACCATTCTATACCTCTTTATCTATATGGGTAGGGGCATTATTACTAGTAAGTTTATTGTCTGTAGATAATAAACATGAAGCCTTGACAGATGAGTTGACGAAACGTCAAATTTATTTAGGTAAAGGTGCTTTCTTTATAATGATGGGTATCATTCAAACGTTGATTGTAACGATTGGTGACTTGGTTATTTTGAAAGCGCAGGTTGAATCGCCGACCTTATTTATCTTAGTCGCACTGTGTGGTGCTATTGTCTTTAATACGATTGTGTACACATGCGTGTCATTACTTGGAAATCCAGGTAAAGCTATTGCAATCATTTTACTAGTATTACAAATCGCTGGTGGTGGAGGAACATTCCCAGTTGTAACTGCACCTAAGTTCTTCCAAACGATTTCACCATATTTACCATTCACGTATGTGATAGATTCCTTACGTGAAACGGTAGGTGGCATTGTACCAGAAATTTTAATTACGAAAATGATTATCTTAATACTATTTGGACTAGGATTCTTTATTTTAGGCATCTTAGTCAAACCAGTTCTTGATCCAATTATGCGTAAAATTTCTAAACGCGTGGATGAAAGTAAAGTAACGGAATAG